CGTAACGGTAACAAAGTAAGTTCCGGCACTGAGGTTGGAAATGGATTGTGTCGTGTCTCCAGTGGACCATACATAAGCATAACCTGCCGTGCCTCCTGAAGCGTTGGAAATTGCTGTGCCGTCACCACTGTTGTTGCAGCTAAGGTCCGTGGCAGAGGGTGCCGGGTCAATGGAGGTGGGTTCGGTCACGGTAATACTTGTGGAGGTAGTGCAAGGGGTTTGGTCCGTGACGGTAACCGAATAAGTGCCGGCCGTCAAAGCAGAAATGTCTTGGGTCGTAGCGCCATTGCTCCAAAGATAGCTATAGGCCGGATTGCCACCGGTCACCGACAGGTCGATTGCACCGTCGTTACCACCGTTGCAAAGCGGTTGGGTGACCACAGAGGTGTTGACTGGCCCGGAACCGCCGCCGATCGTGATATTGTCCCAAACACCGGTGGATGTGCCAAAATTGTAGAGATGAATGCGGCTGACATCATTCTGCGTAGCGCTGCGGAATGGAAAATTGGCTTGGACCAAATTGTTGTTGATGTAGATGTCAAAGGTGTGCGCGCCCCAGTTGATGTTACGCATTTCGATATGGTACCACACGCCGGCAGGGCATGTAAAAGTTGCGGTGCTACTTGCAACAAACCGGATATTGGTACCTCCCTGCCAATAGGCAAAAGCGATACAGTTGGTGGCACTGACGGCTGAATTGCCGAGGACCATATAATTGGATGCGGCTGTACCAGTTGGGAAAATGTCCCAACTGATCGTTGTCGGGGTGGCAGCGGGAATCGTCGTATTGAATCCCGTCAAATGCGTATTTGTCCCACCAATACCTTCCAAACGATACAATCCTGAATAGGGATTGGTGGTGGTGACAGCACCCGAAGTCAAGCCTGTCCCAATGGTCCATGTCGGGGTATAAGATCCAGATTCAAACCCGTCATAAAATGCAGCACCGCATTGGGCAAAAGCCACATTGGCGAGCATAGCAAAGCAGCAAACCGTGAGTAGTAGTTTTCTCATAGAAGTCTAATGAATTTTTTCAACGAATTGATTACCTGACTGCAAGGTAAGCAAAAAGGAGATTTTTTGAAAGTAAGGGACGCCCTACTTTCAAACCCATAAATCACAAGTTCTTCATCCGTATGCAATCAGCCTGAAAAGCAGTGATCCATCACATATTCCGCCGATACTGCCCGCCCACCTCGTACAAGGCATGCGTCATTTGCCCCAACGAGCACACCTTCCCGGCCTCCATCAAGGCCTCAAACAGGTTCGCATTCTTGATCGCGGCCAATTGCAGCTTGCGCAGCGCCTCCTTCGAGGCTATAGCATTCCGCGTTTGCAAGCTTTGGATGTCCTTGATCTGCGCCACCTTTTCCTCCTCGGTCGAACGGATGACCTCCTTCGGGATGATCGTCGGCGAACCTTCGCTGCTCAGGAAGGTGTTGACACCGATGATCGGGAGCTCGCCGGTATGCTTTTGCATTTCGTAGTGGAGCGACTCCTCTTGAATCTTGCTGCGTTGGTACATCGTCTCCATCGCACCCAAGACGCCGCCGCGGTCGGTAATGCGCTTGAATTCGGTCATCACGGCCTCTTCGACCAAGTCGGTCAATTCCTCGATGATGAAGCTGCCCTGCAATGGATTTTCATTTTTCGCCTCGCCCAACTCCTTGTTAATAATAAGTTGAATGGCCATGGCGCGACGCACACTGTCTTCGGTCGGGGTCGTGATCGCCTCGTCATAGGCATTGGTATGCAGCGAATTGCAATTGTCGTAGATCGCGTACAGCGCCTGCAAAGTCGTGCGGATGTCGTTGAAGGCAATTTCCTGCGCATGCAACGAACGGCCGCTCGTCTGAATATGGTACTTGAGCATTTGGCTGCGCTCATTGCCGCCATATTTGTTCTTGATCGCCTTCGCCCAGATGCGCCTTGCCACACGACCGATCACCGCATACTCAGGGTCCATGCCGTTGCTGAAAAAGAAGCTCAGGTTAGGCGCGAAGTCGTCGATGTTCATGCCCCGGCTCAGGTAATATTCTACGAATGTGAATCCGTTGGCAATCGTGAAGGCCAACTGCGAAATCGGATTCGCCCCGGCCTCGGCAATGTGGTAACCCGAGATCGACACCGAATAAAAGTTCCTGACAGCGTGATCGATGAAGTATTGCTGAATGTCGCCCATCATCCGCAGGGCAAATTCGGTGGAGAAGATGCAAGTGTTTTGGGCTTGGTCTTCCTTGAGAATGTCGGCTTGGACCGTACCGCGCGTGGTGCTCATGGCATTGGCGCGAATCTTGGCATAGACATCCGCCGGCAAAACTTGATCTCCCGTGACACCGAGCAGCATTAGGCCGAGACCGTCGTTGCCTTCAGGGAGTTCTGCACGGTAAGTCGGTACGGGAACACCTTTTTCCGCGTAAATGGCAGCGATTTTGGCTTTGACTTCTGCCTCCAAGCCATTCTCCCGAATGTACTTTTCACATTGCTGATCGACGGCGGTATTCATGTAGAATGCCAGCAACATCGGCGCCGGACCGTTGATCGTCATCGAGACCGAGGTCGAAGGCTTGCAGAGGTCAAATCCTGAATACAGCCGCTTCGCATCGTCCAAACAGGCAATGCTCACACCGGAATTGCCAATCTTGCCGTAGATGTCGGGGCGGTAATCAGGGTCTTCGCCATACAAGGTCACCGAGTCGAATGCCGTACTCAGACGCGCCGCGGGCAGGCCTGTGCTCACATAATGGAAGCGCTTGTTGGTGCGTTCAGGTCCGCCTTCGCCCGCAAACATGCGCGTGGGGTCCTCGCCCGTGCGCTTGAACGGGTACACGCCAGCTGTGTAGGGAAATTCGCCGGGCACGTTTTCGCGGTAGCTCCAGCGCAGGATTTCGCCGTAGTCCTTGAAGCGCGGCAGGGCGATTTTCGGGATTTTTGTCTGCGAAAGCGAGGTCGTGAAGTTGGCGACCTTGATTTCCTTGCCACGGACTTCGTAGCTGAAAAATTCGCCTTTGTATTGCTGATTTTTTTGTCCCAGCTGTTCAGGATGTCTTGGCTCTCGGCAGCGAGGCGACGGCGAACGTCCTCCCGCAAGCCAGCCAGCGTCTCAGCGCCTGCGGCATGGCTGGCATCCAAGGTTTTCAAGTGGCCGATGGTGCCTTCGAGGTTGTAGAGTGTGGTCGCGAGTTGCGCCTGCTCCTTCACCCATTTTTCGTAACGGTCGTTTTCCTCGGAGATTTCGGCGAGGTAACGTATGCGGTCCGGCGGGATGATGTAGATCTTCTCGCTCATTTCGTCGGTCGCTGCGAAATGCGATTCCAGGGGCGTATTGGTCTTCTCCTGCAGCACCCGCATGATCTGCACGTAAAGCTGATTGGTGCCCGGATCGTTGAATTGCGAGGCGATCGTCCCGAAAACGGGCATCTCGTCCGGGTTGCTGTGCCAGAGATTGCGGGTGCGTTGGTACTGTTTTTTGACGTCGCGCAGGGCATCGAGGGCACCGCGTTTGTCGAATTTGTTGATCGCAATCAGGTCGGCATAGTCGATCATGTCGATCTTTTCGAGCTGTGTCGCGGCGCCAAACTCAGGCGTCATCACGTACAGGCTCACGTCGGCCACCTCGGTGATCTCAGAATCGCTTTGCCCGATGCCTGCTGTCTCAACAATGATCAGGTCAAAGCCGGCAGCGCGGAAAACCTTCACAGATTCATCCACCGCAGCGCTCATCGAGATATTGGCTTGGCGGGTCGCCATGGAACGCATGTAAACGCGGCTGTTGAAGATGGCATTCATGCGAATGCGGTCCCCCAACAAGGCGCCACCCGTCTTACGTTTGCTCGGATCGACCGACAACACGGCGATGGTCTTGTCGCTGAAATCCATCAAAAAGCGACGTACCAATTCATCTGTCAGCGAAGATTTCCCTGCGCCACCCGTGCCCGTGATGCCAAGGATCGGAATGACCTTGTCCTTGGGTTGGCGCGCCTCGACCTCTTGCATGAAGGACTTGCCCAACTGCGGATCGTTTTCGACGATGGTGATCACGCGACCGATGAGACCATGGTCCTTGGCGGTCATCTTGCCGATCATGCTCGGATGGATCGAATTCAAATTGGCAAAGTCGCATTGGCGGATCACATCGTTGATCATGCCTTGCAGACCCATTTCGCGGCCATCGTCCGGCGAGTAGATGCGGCTGATGCCGTAGGCATGCAATTCGGCGATTTCGTCGGGCAAAATCGTGCCGCCGCCGCCACCGAAGAGCTTGATATGCCCCGCGCCGCGCTCCTTGAGCAGGTCGTGCATGTATTTGAAATATTCGACGTGGCCGCCTTGGTAGGATGTGATGGCGATGCCCTGCACATCTTCCTGAATGGCGCAATCGACGATTTCCTGCACCGAGCGGTTGTGTCCGAGGTGGATGACCTCGGCGCCGGTCGCCTGCATGATGCGCCGCATGATGTTGATGGCCGCGTCGTGGCCGTCAAACAAGGAGGCCGCCGTCACGAGACGGATTTTGTGAACGGGGGTGTATGGGGTGGGGGGAGTCATTGCGCTTTTTGAATTTTGGAACGAAGATAATGGACGGCAGCCATACAGTATTCACGGTGTTCGCCTCGGCTTGATTCCAGCCAGAAGGCGATCTCATTTTGGATTTGTTGGTTCGATAAGAAGCCAGTCCTCTTAAGCTTGGTGAGCCGGGCTTTTGCGGATAAAATCACTTTTTTTCTGTTTTCCCGGAGCAAATCGGAATTCAAATGAAGAACGTCATTGATCTCGATCTGAATCATTGGATCATTTGAGTATGCTCGACCATTTTTTTCGAACTTGACTAGGATTTCACATTCTTTCTTTCTTGGGTCGATTCTCAGCCAGATATTTCCTCGTAGTCCACTACAATTTCTGTCGCCTGTGTTGCAGCTGACGAGCATATTCAAGAAATTTAGATCATTCCGTCGGTGCTCATCAGGTTTCAGCGGGGAACTAGCATGATAATTTTGAGGGATGTAGTGCTCAACACTCATCTGTTTTTCTGTGATTCGTTGCATACAATAACAACAAATGTATCCTTGCTCCTTTGAAAGAGCATACTTCAGGGGAGGTTTCAAAAAATCCTGACCAGAAGCACTTTTGTCGCCATAGCCGCTATATGAAGCATTTGGCGTATTGTTCCGATAATCCCTCAAAGACTGCGGCTCATTCTTAATGTTTTTGATGACATGTTTCACCTGGAAACCTCCTTGGCTCTGGCCAAATCATCATATAAGTCTTCAAGAAACATGCGGGCGTGTACTATCTCGGTATCCATCGTCCCCCAAAGGCTTTCGAGTTCCTCAAATGCCACTTCTGCTTCTTTCACTGACTGTGTTTCGAGCAGGGTATAGAAATGTTGCAACTTGTCAGCGAACTCCTTCGGCCTTTTTTCAATGCCGAAAATTTCAGTCAAAATGGTGTTGCTGTCCCTTCCTTTCGTGTGTTTGGTCAATGGAGAAACTTTAAAATCCTTAATCAATTGCACATTTTCAGGTTTCAAAGAGCTGATCACCTGCGGCGAATGCGTCGTGCAGATAAACTGGATATTCGGAAACGCCTGGGTCAGGATGGGCAAAATTTGGCGCTGCCAATCGGGGTGCAGGTGCAACTCGACCTCGTCGATCAGAACCACTCCATTGGACTTGTAGGCGTCGAGACCCATGTGGGGATTCAGCGTAGCGCATTGGAAAGCGATGCCTGTGCTGATGAGGAGGAGACTTTTTTGACCATCGCTGAGTTCATCGATCGTAAGTCTACGCCCGTCGTTGAAAATCACTGCCAGGCTTTGCTTTTCGTAGTCGTAGTAGAATATTTTACAGTCCACGATTACCTTGGCGGCAAGACTGCGAATCAAATCAAGGCGACCACTGTCGTGCGTGAAGCCAAATTCTTTTGCCTGAGAAGCTACCAATTGCATTCTCTCAAGCTCTTCCTCAAACAATAGAGTATTTGAGTCTCGATTCAATGCGTTGAAGTATCCACTAAAAATAGAACTTCTATTTGGAATGTTAACCTCTCCTTCCCCACCCCAGAGTCTTTGAGTTGAAAAGTAAAACAATATAGGAAATTCAACATTCAAGCCATTATAATGGTGTCTTGCCATTGCATTTACATCCATCAATAAGCCGTTGCCAATATCAGACATCAAGGCATTTCTATCGGAAAGGAACTCGGATCTTGGAGGAAGCTGAGCTACTCCAAATTTCCTTTCCCAACTGTGTCGGGATTCTCCAAAAGCCATCCCAATGCAATGTATAATTGGCCTGTGTTTGATAGCGACACTATTGAGAAATTCCTGTCGTTGGTCGGATTCTTGAATATAGTATTGTTGAACTCCTTCTTTTTCCAATCCTTGAAAAAAGAAAGCCAACCCCAACCCAATCCCCTCCAATAATGCGGTCTTCCCGCTCGCATTCACCCCCACGAAAACATTCAGTTGCGGGTGCAGCTCGATCTTCTCCTTTTCAAAGCAGCGGAAGTTTTCGAGTTCGATGGATGTGAGACGCATGAATTCCTGTTTAATCAACTTTGAAGCACAAATATAAACATTCCCCCGCAAGCCTTGTCACCTCACCGCCGCCAAATCCCCACTCAGTCGCGCATCGCCCGGCGCCATTCGCAGGCCCATCTCGAGGTACTTCTTGGCGCGGGCCGCATCCTTTTTCTCTGTCCAGAAGTAGCCAAAGCCTACACGATGGAAAAAATCGGTGAGCTCCGTGATGTGCTGCCCGCGTTTGCTGAGGTAGTCGAGGTATTGATCGACGAAGTCCACGGGAGCGGTGCGGAGGGTGTTTTCGAAGTAGGGGAGCAGCTTGTTGATGTCGCCGTCGATTTGGTAGCGGCCTGCGGCGATGCCGTCTCGACAAGTATGGGCGTCGGTGTAGCCTGGGTAGATTTCCAGGGCTTTGTTGACGTATGGCCAAGCCTCGTCGTAGAGCGCCTGCTTTTTGGCGACGTCCTTCTCCACGATGGACTTCTCATACAGCGAATAGGCATAGTATTGGTTGCTGCGGGCACTGTTGAAGCTCACTTTGATGCTTGCAGCCTCCAAGCTTGCGGCGTCTTTCCAGTCGGGTACCCGCGTAAAGGTGCGTACGGCGAATCCAAGCCCCATCAATCCGAGCAGCCCGAGGCCGATCGCTTTGCCTGCACTCGGAAGCCATTCGGGGAATTTTTGGACGAGGACATAGCCGATCAGCAGGCAGAATCCCAACCGACGGCATATAAATAAAGCGCTCGTTCATGAAGGTGCCCACCGAAAACACGAGGTTGCTCACCATGCTCAGCGTGATGAAAAAGTAGAGGATGGAAAATGCCGTCAGCTTCGATTTTTTCCAAAGCCAGACCGACAAGCCGATCAGCCCGAGCACCAAGGCCAAGGAGATCAAGGCCCGGTAATCGCCCCAACCGACAAGTGGCACATGATAAGGATAGTAGTCGTGCGTGAGCGGATGCGGGACGAACAGCAATTTCAAGTACCATCCGATGGTATAGGTGATGGTCGCGTATTTTTCGCCGGTGGTCGCATCGACAAAGGGGTTGTTCATGAGACCCGTGATTTCCTTGCCGCTGTCGAGCAGGTAGCCGATGACCGAGGTACG
The sequence above is drawn from the Bacteroidota bacterium genome and encodes:
- a CDS encoding T9SS type A sorting domain-containing protein, coding for MRKLLLTVCCFAMLANVAFAQCGAAFYDGFESGSYTPTWTIGTGLTSGAVTTTNPYSGLYRLEGIGGTNTHLTGFNTTIPAATPTTISWDIFPTGTAASNYMVLGNSAVSATNCIAFAYWQGGTNIRFVASSTATFTCPAGVWYHIEMRNINWGAHTFDIYINNNLVQANFPFRSATQNDVSRIHLYNFGTSTGVWDNITIGGGSGPVNTSVVTQPLCNGGNDGAIDLSVTGGNPAYSYLWSNGATTQDISALTAGTYSVTVTDQTPCTTSTSITVTEPTSIDPAPSATDLSCNNSGDGTAISNASGGTAGYAYVWSTGDTTQSISNLSAGTYFVTVTDVNGCTATDTIITNEPSAILITDSLSLPSCHGDSNGTAIAFASGGAGGYSYLWSTGDSLANTGLIPTGSYTVLVTDSTGCTNSDTIFMAEPSPLLVTSINTNPGCLGDSTGSIDLVVSGGTPGYSYAWNNGDTIEDRTGLNASVFIVLVSDANGCAGADTIILTNPTAISATGSVTDDTGSNNGAIDLTVAGGTPGYTFLWSNGATTEDISGLAAGTYSVTITDNNGCTSTQTFTVDLGIGIGNPLENGFVAYPNPFQKGFTVEFNTASIEPKALTIIDMQGRILWMDSNVVSTKLQVTVDLPQGVYFLTVKQGTSTETLKLLHQ
- a CDS encoding AAA family ATPase codes for the protein MRLTSIELENFRCFEKEKIELHPQLNVFVGVNASGKTALLEGIGLGLAFFFQGLEKEGVQQYYIQESDQRQEFLNSVAIKHRPIIHCIGMAFGESRHSWERKFGVAQLPPRSEFLSDRNALMSDIGNGLLMDVNAMARHHYNGLNVEFPILFYFSTQRLWGGEGEVNIPNRSSIFSGYFNALNRDSNTLLFEEELERMQLVASQAKEFGFTHDSGRLDLIRSLAAKVIVDCKIFYYDYEKQSLAVIFNDGRRLTIDELSDGQKSLLLISTGIAFQCATLNPHMGLDAYKSNGVVLIDEVELHLHPDWQRQILPILTQAFPNIQFICTTHSPQVISSLKPENVQLIKDFKVSPLTKHTKGRDSNTILTEIFGIEKRPKEFADKLQHFYTLLETQSVKEAEVAFEELESLWGTMDTEIVHARMFLEDLYDDLARAKEVSR